TCGCGGCCCGTCGATCGAGCGCCTGCTCGACGTGTTCGCCCCCGCGTTCTCCGGGTCGCTCCCGCCGAGCCTCTACGTGTACGGCCCGAAGGGGAGCGGGAAGTCGGCGGTCGTCTCCGCGCTGTTCGACCGCCTCGCGGCCCACAGCGGCCCGCGACAGGCGATCCAGACGACGACCCGGGCGGTCAAGCCGACGATACCCGGATTCGTCTACGTCGACGCTCGGTGTGCGTCGACCCGATTCCGGCTGTACCACGAGATGTTGGCCGCGATGAGCGACGAGCCCGTCCCCGACCACGGGATCGGGACCGAGGAGCTGGCCGACTCGCTGCGCGACGCGATGCGCACCGGCCCGGACCTCGTGGTCGCGGTCGACCACACGAACGAGCCGGAGACCCCGACCGCGGCGACGCTCGTCGACTGGCTCACCGACGTCGGCGAGCGGCTCGCTCCGGCGTGTCTCGGCCGCGACCCGCCGGACGCGATCGACTGGGAACCGGAGACCACCGTCGAGTTCGCGAAGTACCGCCGGCACGTCCTCGTCGAGCTGTTGACGAGCCGGTGCTCGACCGGGCTCGGCCGCGAAGCGCTCTCCCACGACCAGATCCGCGAGATAGTCGAGTGGTCCGCCGGCGACGCCCACGACGCGCTCGCCGCCGTGATGGGCGCGGCGGTCAGCGCGGAGCGGGCCGGCGCGTCGACGGTCCGCTCGGCCGACGTCGACGCCGGGATTGAGGGAGTTCCGCGCCCCTCGGTGGCGCTGGGTCGCGTCCTCGCGCTGCCCGAGAGCCGCCAGCGGCTCCTCTACGAGCTCGCCGGGCTCTCGGACGACGAGCGGTCCACGGTGGGTGCGGCCACGGAGGCCATCGCGGCGCGCCCCGGCGTCGACCTCTCGGCGTCGACGGTGCGGCGCGTGCTCTACGAGCAGGCCGACGACGGCCTGCTCGAACGCGTCACCGTCCACCAGAGCGGCGGGAAGGGTCGGCCGCCGAGCCGGCTCGTGCCCCTCTTCCCGACTGTCGTCTTCCGCGAGCTGTTCGACCGGCAGACTCGGACCGGATAGGCCGGTCCGGCGCGCTTGCCGGGTCAAGTCGGTTTGCCCGGCGACCCGGTACGCCCGCCAAGCCGGGTCGGAGCCCTCCCTCTCGATCGAACGGAAGACAGTTGTCGTCGAGCCGTCGAGTCTCGGGTATGGTTCCGCCCCTCGCGCTCGACATCGACGGCACGCTGACGACGCCGACCGGCCGGATCGACCCGCGGGTCTTCGAGCTGTTGCCCGCGTGGGAGGCGCCGGTCGTGTTCGCCACCGGGAAGGCGTTCCCGTACCCGGTCGCGCTCGCCCACTTCCTCGGCCGCGAGGAGACGGTGATCGCGGAGAACGGCGGCGTCGCGTACGCCGACGGCGAGACGACTATCGTGGGCGACCCGGACACGGCGCGGGCCGTCGTCGAGGCGTTCCGCGAGCGCGGCGGCGAGGTCGGCTGGGGCGACGGGGACACGGTGAACCGGTGGCGCGAGACGGAGGTCGCGCTCTCGCCCGACGCCGACGCGGCGCTCCTGCGCGAGGTCGCCGCTGCCGTCGACGGCGTGGAGGTCGTCGACACCGGCTACGCCTACCACGTCAAGTCGACGGGCGTGAGCAAGGGCCGGGCGCTCGGCGTCGTGGCCGACGCGCTCGGGCTCGACCCCGCCTCGTTCGTCGCGGTCGGCGACAGCGAGAACGACGTCTCGACGTTCGGCGTCGCCGGCGAGTCGTACGCGGTCGCCAACGCGGACGCCGCCGCGCGCGAGGCGGCCGGCGAGCTGATCGAGGAGGGGTTCATGGACGGGACGATTTCGGTGCTCGAACGGCTGCGCGAGCGCGCCGAGTAGTCGGAGGCCTCCTTCCCCCTCTCTCACTCCCCGTACGGGTACCGCGCCGTCGACCCGCACTCCGTACAGCGGACGACCACGCGCCCGGGTCGCGTCCGGACGCGGCTCGTCTTCCCGGGCCGGAGGTAGACGGCGCAGTCGTCGCAGGCGCGTCTGGAGAGCTCAGAGGGGATCCCACAGCGGTTTCGCTCCGCGATACGGCGGGCGCGGGCGACGTACTCGCGGGCGCGGTCGCACTCGTCGTCGACGACCGCCTCGCGCGCGAGCGCGAACAGCCGCTCGATCCGCTCCGCCGGAATGCTCATGTCACGGGAGGCGGCGCGCGGCGGCAAAGAGGTTGTTATCCGGGCCGGGCGCGGCCGCCTTCCGGACCGGTCGGACGTGCCGAACGCGACGCGGCGGGCGCGACCCGCACGCTTTTTTATCGGTCCGACCCAACCGAGCGGTATGAAGGAATCCCTGATGGACGTGATCTGCTGTCCGCTCGACAAGGCGACCCTCGAACTCGACGTCGACGACGCGGACGACGAGGAGGTCCTCGCCGGGACGCTTACCTGTGCCGAGTGCGGCGAGACGTACCCGATAGAGGACGGGATTCCGAACCTCCTGCCGCCGGACATGCGCGAAGAGGCCGCGGCGTAGGACTCTCCGACGCGGACGGACCGCGGCGACGGGGGCGACACCCTCCCCGAAACCCCTCGCTCGTGTGAATCTTTTTTTAGTACGGGGTCGTGGTCTCGACCGTGCCGACACTCGACGTCGAACTGAACGGGGAGGCGGTCCACGACATCGACGCGCCGGACTCGTTCGCCGCGGACGGGCCGTTTCCGGTCGTGCTCGAGAACAGCGGGCGCTCGACGCACGTCCACCTCCACTTCGACGACGAACTCGACCGGGTGACCGCCGTCGACGAGGTGAACCACTTCGTCGCCGACGAGGCCACCCGGCACGTCCACGTCTCGACGGCCGCCGTCGACGAACCGGTCCGCGGGAAGCTGAAGGTCGTCACCGGCTACGGGTCGAACACGCGCTACGTCGACGTGCGGATCGACCCGTCGCCCGAGACCCCGGCGGAGCCGGTCGCCGTCGACGAGACCCTCTCTGCGCCCCCGGAGCGGAGTCCGGACCCCCCGCCGCGGCAGCGCGCGGTGAACGCGCTCGACCGCCTCGTCCGGCGCGGCGGGGTCGCGGGCGCCGCCTTCGGACTGGTCGCGGTCGCCGCCGCGGTCGCGGTCGCGCTCGCCGTCGACAGCGCCCTCGTCTGGCTCGCCGTCGGCGTCGCGCTGACGGTCGCGCTCGGGGCGGCGCTGCTCGCGGCCGTCTGACGCCGCGGGGCGCGGTGACCCCCTGTCGGCTCCCCGGCGCGCCGCTCGGGATCCGCGCGCTTTTAAGCGTCCCACCGGAACGAGAGGCCATGAGCTTCGAGAAGGAAGACGAGGTCGTGCTCCACGACAAACACAGCGAGTACGACGGCGAGACGGGGACGATCACGCAGGTGATGGAGACGATGTTCGGCGACGCGACGTACACGGTCAGCTTCGAGGACGGGCAGGAGACCGGCGTCCCCGAGGACGCGCTCGACGCCGTCGAGAGCGAGGAGTAACGCCGCCCCCACCCGTATCGCATGCCGAAAGTCCCCTTCCACTACGTCGACCTCCGGGCGTTCTCGTACGCCACAGAGGACGTGAAACGCGTCGAGCAGGCGCTGTACTCCCTGCTGCCCGAGGAGGTCGAACTCGACCGCGTCGAGAACGCCGGCCACCACGGGGACCGGATCGTCGTGCTCTCGGCCCGCGTCGAGCGCGCCGACGAGATGCGGCACGTGCTCGACCGGCTCTCCGAACTGGAGGACCTCGACCGGATCCTCGACGAACTCGACGAGCGGGTCGACGACAACTGCGCGCTGTTCCTCCGCCTCGACAAGCAGGCGGCGTTCGGCGGCGAAGTCCGGCTCGGCCCGGGGATCACCGTCCGCACGAAGGTCGAGGCCTACCCGGCGAAAAAGGAGAAGGCCGTCGAGAACGCGCGCGAGACGCTCTCCCGGCTGGCGGACGAGGACTGAGCGCGCGACCCCGGGTGCGGTGGCGGTTCGACCGCCGACGGCCGCGCGAGGTCGCGCCCGCCCGGTGACGCACCCGCGCCGCACCGGCGGCGTGACTTTTTCACCCGGCCCGTCGATGTCCAGTCATGAGCGATCCGTTCGTGGTCGTCGGCGCCGACGCGGCGGGGTTGAGCGCGGCCAGCAAGTTCCGGCGCGAGGCGCCCGACCGCGACGTCGTCGTCTTCGAGAAGGGGCGGTGGATCTCGTACGCCTACTGCGGGATGCCCTACTTCATCGCGGGCTACGTCGACCGCATGTCGGACCTCCTCTCGCTGTCACCGAGCGAGGTCGACGAGCGCGGGATCGACCTCCGGCGCGACAGCGAGGTGGTCGCGGTCGACCCCGACGCGAAGCGCGTCACGGTCGAGACGGCCGACGGCGACCGCTTCGAGCAGGCGTACGACGACCTGCTCGTCGCCACCGGAGCGCGCGCGACGACCGGTCCCTTCGACGTGCGCGGCGTCGACGGCGCCTTCACGCTACACGACATGGACGCGGCGGCCGCCATCGACGCGTACGTCGCCGACCCGGACGCGTACGACCCCGACCGCGCCGACGTGAGCGCGGTCGACCGCGAGCGCGTCGAGCGCAACGCGGCCATGCCGGCGCCCCGGACCGTCGCGGTCGTCGGCGGGGGGTACGTCGGCGTCGAGGTCGCGGAGGCGCTCTCCGAGCGCGGGCTCTCGGTCCACGTGTTCCACCGGTCGGGACACCTCCTCTCGCCGTTCGGGGAGCCGGTCGGGAACCGGGTCCGGGAGGCGCTCGAAGCGGAGGGGGTGACCGTTCACACGGACACGCCGGTCGAGGCGCTCGTCGGTGACGACCGGATCGAAGCGATCGAGGTCGGGAGCGACGGGGACGCCGAGACGGTCCCCGTCGACATGGCGGTCGTCGGCGTCGGGATCCGGCCGAACACCGACCTCCTCGACGGCACCGGCGTCGACCTCGGGCCGGGGGGCGCGCTCCGCGTCGACGACCGCGGACGTACCAGCCTCCCGGACGTGTACGCCGCGGGGGACTGCGCGACCGCGCGCCACGCGGTGACCGGCGAGCCGGACTGGACGCCGCTCGGCCTCACCGCGAACCGCGCCGGGCGGGCCGTCGGCGCGACGGTCGCGGGCGATCCGACCCCGGTAGGCGACATCGCGGGCACCGCGGCCGTCAAGGCGTTCGACACGGAGGCCGCCCGCGTCGGAATCGTGGACCCCGAGGAGGCGGACGCGGCCGGCTTCGACCCGGTCAGCGAGACGGTGACCGCCGGCTCCCGCTCCGGCTACTACCCGGGCGCGGCCGAGACGGACGTGACGCTCGTGGCCGACCGCGACACGGGACGCCTGCTCGGCGGGAGCGTCGTCGGCACCGACCGCGCGGCGATCCGGATCGACACGCTCGCGACCGCGATCGAGGCGGACATGACGGTGCCCGAGGTCGAGCGGCTGGACCTCGCGTACGCGCCGCCGTTCAGCCCGGTGTGGGACCCGATACTCGTCGCCGCGAAGGTGCTGAACGGAACGCTCGACGACTGACGAGCGTGACTCGTGCGGGGCTACCGCGACGCCGCGACCCGCCTGAGAAGGGAACCGACGACGGCCGAGGCGGCGCCGACCGCGACCGCCACCGCGACGGCGAGCGCGAGCGGCGCGGTGACGGCGGAGAGGCTCGGGCCGCCGGCCGCGAGGGGGAGGACGTACGGCTCCGGTCCGACCGCGCGGAGCAGAGTTCCCGCGAAGGGGCCGTACGCGAGCAGCACCGCCGGGAGCGCGCCGCCGCCCGTCGCGACGAACGCGAGCGCGCCGAGCGCCGTCACCGCGGCGAGGGCGCCCGCGGTCCCCGCGGCGCCGACCCCGAGCGCGGCCGTCGCGTCGAAGGCGACGTACGACAGCGCGAGTCCGACCGCGCTCCAGACCGCTGCGCGCTCGAACCCCGTCTCGCCCAAGAGGATCCGCCGAAGCGCCGCGACGCCGGAGTCGGGCGCCGCGGACCCGCCCGCGTCGCCCTCCGTCTCGCCGCCCGTCATTCCGGTCGCGTCGCGCCCCGGCCCTCGCGGTCGGGGGTGAGGTTGCCGTGTTCGTCAATCTCGCCCGCGACGATTCGCGTCGAGGAAATGCGTTCGCCGTCATCGGCCGCCACGTGGTCGACGACGACGAGTTCGAGGGGGTCGCGGCCGCGTTCGGCGCGGATCTCGTTGATGCGTTCGCCGCCCGCCTCCGTCTCCGGCGAGACGATCAGCGCGTCGAACTCCGGCTCGACCGCGATGCCGGTCGGCTCCGTCAGCTCCCGGATCTCGTACTCGCGCCCGTGGCTGTCGGCCAGCGGGGCGAGTTCTGCCTCCAGGTCGCGCTCGCGCCGTTCGTAGGGGCGGACGTACCGCTCGACGTGTCGGGTCTCCGGCGCCAGATCGTCGGCGGTGAGTCCGACGGTGACGTCACCCAGCTCGAACGCCCGCTCGAACAGCTTGCGGTGGCCGTCGTGAACGGGGTCGAACGTACCTCCCAGCGCGACGTTCATGCCTCTCCGTTGCGCGGGTCGAACTTAAAACGTCCCGAACCGCGGTCGAGCCGACGCCGGACCGTACCGGGACGGCTCAGTTCCCGGATCCGGAGTCGGCCGCCACGTCGGCCTCGTCCTCGTCGTCCGCGCCGCCCCCGTTCTCCTCGTCCACGCCGGTCTCTCCGTCCGCGCCGACGTCTCCGTCCCCGTCGCCGTCGACGGATATCTGGACCGGCTCGGCGTCGCCGTCGGGCGACTCTCCGCCGAGCCGTCGGTCGAGGTTGAAGACGGCGTTCAGCTCCGCCTGAACGTCACCGACGACCCCGCGGACCAGGTCGCTCGGCGCGATGGCCTCGTACTCGTAGGGGTTGTTGCCCGCCCCCTCGGCCTTCCGCTTGCCGCGCTCGACGGTGCCCTCGTCGTGGAGTTCGGCGAGCGCCTCGCGGACGGTGCTGGGGTAGAGTCCGGTGCCGTCTGCGACCTCGTCGCTCGTACTCTGTGGGTTGTCTCGGAGGTAGACGTATATCCGGGCGCGGGTCTCCGTGTCGAGGACCCACGCGAGCAGGTCGACGACGTTGTCGTCGAACCCCTTCACCGCCCGGTCGGCGCCCTCCCCGAGCCGCTGTTTCGTCTTTCGAAGCTCCTCGCGGGTCCGCTCCGTCGGGGACTCCTCCGGGTCGTCCGCCGGGTCGGAAGGCGAATCGTCCGTGGTCATGACAGAGAGTGGGGGCTACGCGGGCAAAAGGGTTTCTCGTCGCTTTCGTTCCGACGAAACGCATCCGGCGCGGCCGGTCGACCCCGAGGCATTCGGCGGCTCTCAGGCCCGCACGAGGAGGTCCTCGCACAGGGCGTCGACGCCGGACGCCTCGCGGAGCCGGCGCTGGCGCGCGGCGCCGCTCTCCGCCTCGTACACCTCGCGGATCCCGTCGATTCCGAGCCGGTCGCACTCGGACGCGACGATCTCGCCCAGCGGGGTCGTCCCCTCGCCGTCTCGGTCGACGAACGCGGCGTCGTGGCCGCGGCGGATCGCGCGCCACTTGTTCTCGTCGAGGAGCTCGCGGCGCAGCGACGGGGGCGACTCGCCGTCCTCGTAGCGCGCCGCGTAGTCGACGACCAGCGCGCGGACGTACTCGGCCAAGGCGAGCGTGACCTCGGGGTCGCGCTGCGCGTCGGGGGCGCGCACCTCCACGGTGCCGTGGCCGGTGTGCGGGCGCACGTCGAACCACAGCTCGCCGCGGTCCGCGATGGAGTCCGTCTCGACCATCCGGCGCTCGTACCGCTGGAACGCGTCGAAGTCGTCGAACGCGGAGGGAATCCCGGTGTTCGGGAGGTTCTCGAACACCTTCGCGCGGGCCGAGGCCAGCCCGGTGTCGAACCCGTTCCAGAACGGGGAGTTCGCAGAGAGGGCGAGCAGGACCGGACAGTGCCACCGCAGGCGGTTCGCGACCCAGACGGCCTTGTCCGCGTCGTCGACGCCGACGTGGACGTGGAGGCCCGCCGTCGTGTTCCGGTGTTGGGGGTACCGTATCCGGTCCAACTGGGCCTGATACCGGGGTTTCTGGACGTGGTCGAGCTCGCGCCACTTCGCCGTCGGGTGGAGTCCGGCGGCCGCGATCTGATACCCGTCGGCGGCGGCGTGGTCGACGAGCGCCTCCCGGACCGTTTCGAGCGCGTCCGCGGCGTTCGCCGGGTCCTCGATCAGTTCCGTCTGCGCCTCTATCGTGCACTCGAACAGCTCGTGGTCGAACCCCTCCGGCACGGCCGCGGGCGGGTCGCGGCCGTACACGAGGTCGTCAGTTCCGGACGTGGGGCGGCCTTCGGCATCGACGATATAGAACTCCTCTTCGATGCCGAGCGTCCCCATCCGGGAGAACGCGTCCCGCGAACCGAGTTCCATTACGCCTCCGTTCCGCCCGCGCGGTCTTATATGAATTGAAACCCGAAACGGAGCGCTAGTGTCGGGAACGGCTATTTAAATGGACTGCGCGACTGACCCGTTTGCTTATAACTGGCGGGCGGTCGCGGTGGCGCGTGCCTGCGAGCGCCCGGAGGGCGCGAGTCGCACGCGCGAGGGAGTCGCGAACGAAGTGAGCGTCGAGGCTGGGGAGGCGCGAGGTGCGGTCGCGGTGCGGGATGGGATTTAAAGGGGCAGCCGTGAGGACTCGATGCGCTCGCTGTCGTTCGAGACGCCGAAGGCGTCTCGTGATGACGAGAGAGCTTTGCTCTCTCGAACCACGGTCCTCAGTCGCTCGCTCCGCTCGCTCCCTGCGGTCCTTGCGTCGCGCGTCTTCGTCCTCACGGCTGGGGCTTTGGAGGTGTTCTCCAGTGATCCGCAGTCTGTCAGTTATAAATGAGCGGTAGCAACGCCGACGCTCTCCGTTACAAAATCGAGCACGGAACGCGAATCAACGACACCGCGCTTCACGTCTCGAAAACGAGTCGGCGGCGCGCTCTCACGCGCTCCGTTCCCCTCGCCCGACACGGTCCCCGCTTAGCCGAGGACGTACCGGAGCGCCGGGAACTTCTCCACGAGCGCCTGCCCGCCGACCTCGATCCGCTCGATGTAGGCGTCCAGTCCGAGGACGCGGCCCGCGCCGAACGCGGCGACCGTGAGGAACACCATCGCGTACACCAGCGTCGAGTCGAACAGCGCGAGCGCCTCGCCGCTCCACCCGCCGAGGTAGAACAGCATCATCTGCATCGCGCCGCCGAGCGCGGCGAGGCGGACGAACGCGCCGGCGATGAGCGCGAGACCGATGAGCACCTGCGTCACCGGGACGACGACGTTGACGAACTCCATCAGCGCCGCGTTCGACGCCATGGCGGCGTACAGCCCGCTGACCGGACTCGCGGCGTCGACGTTCGCGAGGTAGCCCGCGGCGTCGAACGGCCACTCCGAGACCTTACCGAGGCCGGCGAACAGGATCATCCCGCCGATGGTCGCCCGGAGCAGGACGATGAACAGCGCCGACAGCGAGTGCGCCTTCCCCAGTAGCGTGACGCCGCCGAACTCTCCGCCGAACTCGTTCGTGGTTTTGGTGGACATAGTGTCTCTCCTCACTTGCGGATACGCCGGAGACCCGTATAAACCGAGCAGCGAGTTCCCCCCCGCCGGGACGGATTCGGCCGGTCCCCCGCATCTGTGGGGTTTTTAAATACTACCCGCCGAACGTCATCGGTTTCTTGCCGTTTCCGCCCGCTACCACGCCTCGCCGCTCGCGAGGTCCACGTCGCCGTCCCCCTTCTCCGAGGGGCAGACGGAAGCGAGGACGCAGTCGGCGCAGTCGGGACTGATCGCGGTGCACGTCGCGCGGCCGTGGTCGATCATGAGGTGGGTGAACTGCTGCCAGTCGCTCTCGGGGACGACGTCGAGGAGGTCCTGCTCTATCGCCTCGGGGCGCTCCTCCTCCGTGATCCCCAGCCGGCGCGTGAGCCGCTGGACGTGGGTGTCGACGACGATACCCTCCACCACGTCGTGACCGTGCTGGAGGACGACGTTGGCGGTCTTCCGGCCCACGCCGGCGAGATCCGTCAGCTCCGACATCGTGTCCGGCACCTCGCCGTCGTGCTTCTCCGCGATGTCCGCGCACGCCGAGCGGATGTACTTCGCCTTGTTGTTGTAGTAGGTGATCGAGTCGATCGCCTCCGCCATCTCCTCTTGGGGAGCGTTCGCGTACTCCTCGGGCGTCTCGTACGTCTCGAACAGGTCGGCGCACACCTTGTTCACGCGCTCGTCCGTACACTGCGCCGAGAGGATCACGGCGATGAGCAGCTCCAGCCGGTTCGAGTAGTTGAGCGAGATGGTCGAGTCGGGGTACTCCTCGTAGAGCCGGTCTACGACCTCAGCGACCTGCTCGTCCCGCGAGTCGAGTGGCGTTCCCATATCGATCCCCTCCGCGCGGGCAACATTGAACGATCCGACTGCGGTGCTTCAGCCGAGTAGTAAGACAGTTACCACGCGCCGCGTTTGAGGGCGTATGGACGTACTCGACGTCGCGGCGCGCGCGACAGCGACCGGGCCGGTGTGCGACGCCTGTCTCGGCCGGGTCGTCGCGGACCGGAGCTTCGGGCTGTCGAACGCCGAGCGCGGGTCGGCGCTCCGGGTCTCGCTCTCGCTGCGCGACGACGAGGACCACGAGCCGGTCGAAACGGAGGAGTGTTGGGTCTGTGAGGGGCGCTGCGCGGAGTTCGACGAGTGGGCCGAGCGCGCCGCGGCGGCGGTCGAGGGGGTCGAGTTCGCCACGTACAACGTCGGCACGCGTCCCCCGCCGCTGATCGAGGAGAACGAGGCCCTGCTCCGCGCGGACGCCGGTCTCGACGAGGACGCGGGCGAGCCGTTAAAGTCGGAGTTCAACCGCGAGGTCGGCAAGCGGGTCGGCCGCCGCACCGACGCCGAGGTGTCCTTCGACCGCCCGGACGTCCAGTTCACGATCGACTTAGCCGAAGACGAGGTCGACGCCAAGATCAACTCCACCTTCGTCTACGGGCGGTACCGGAAGCTGGAGCGCGACATCCCGCAGACGGAGTGGCCCTGCCGCGAGTGTAAGGGCTCGGGGCGGCAGGGCGCGGACCCCTGCGACCACTGCGGCGGCTCCGGCTACCTCTACGACGACAGCGTCGAGGAGTACACCGCGCCCGTCGTCGAGGACGTAATGGACGGCACCGAGGCGACGTTCCACGGCGCGGGCCGCGAGGACGTCGACGCCCTCATGCTCGGCACCGGCCGCCCGTTCGTGATCGAAGTCGAGGAGCCGCGCCGGCGCCGGGTCGACACCGACCGCCTCCAGTCGGACATCAACGCCTTCGCGGACGGGGCGGTCGAGGTCGAAGGACTCCGCCTCGCGACCTACGACACCGTCGAGCGCGTGAAGGAACACGACGCAGCGAAGCGCTACCGCGCGCAGGTGACGTTCGACGCCGACGTCGACGCCGACGCGCTCGCGGACGCGGCCGCGGAACTGGAGGGCGCGACCGTCGAGCAGTACACCCCGAACCGCGTCGACCACCGCCGCGCGAGCATGACGCGCGAGCGCGAGGCCTACGAGGTGACCGCCGAACTCGACGACCCGCGCCACGCCACCGTCGAGGTCCGCGGCGAGGGCGGGCTCTACATCAAGGAGCTGATATCGAGCGACGAGGGGCGGACCGAGCCGAGCCTCGCCGGCCTGCTCGGCGTCGGCGCCGAAGTCGCCGCGCTCGACGTGCTCGCCGTTGAGGGGGAAGACGAGCCGTTCGAGCGCGAGGAGTTCTTCCGGGAATAGCGCCCGCTCGCGGCGGTCGTTCTCGCGGACCGGCGCGGACCAACGGGATTTATCTGACGCGCGTCAGACGCTCGCGTATGAACGGGAGCGACGCCGACGGTGGGAGCACCCGAGAGGGCGGGACTCGGAGCGGCGGCGCCCGCGGCGGATCGAGCGACTCGACCGCGAGCGGCGGCTCCGCCGGCGCCGACTCGCTCGCGGTCGGGGACCCGGTGATCGGTCCCGCGGTCGACGAGGCGAGCGGGGTCCCGACCGCGGCCGACGTGTCGCTGAACGGCGCCGACCGCGCGGAGCGCCCCGACCGCGTCTCCTCGATCCTCGTCGCCGTCGGTCCCGGTCCGCACTCGGGGGCGACCGTCGACGTCGCGCGCGAGATAGCGAACGCGACCGAGGCGTGGCTCGAACTGTTCCACGTCGTCCCCTCGGACGCGGCGCTGGCCGACGCCGGACCCGACGAGGACGCGAGCGGAACGGCCGCGCCCGCCGCCGGCGACGCGGCCGAAACCGACTACGCCGCGGCCGGCGAGCGGCTCCTCGACGCGGCCGAGGAGCGGCTCGGCGGGTTCGACCGCGCCGACCGGTGGCTCGTCGAGGACCGGACCGCGGCCGGCGCTATCGTCGAGCAGTCGCCCTACTACGACCTCGTCGTCGTCGGCGCGCCCACGACGGGGACCGTCGGCCGGTTCGTCTTCGGCTCCACCACCGACACGGTCGTCGGCGACGCCGAGGTCCCGGTCGTGGTCGTCGAGGCCGACGGATCGACCGCGCTCGACGCGGCGTAGGTCCGGCTCACGCAGGTCTCCGCCTCCCCGCGCTCGCCGCCGACTCCGTCGGGCCCCGCCCGCTTGCTTCTCGCGTGCCACCTGTTCTCTCCCCGCCGACAGCGTTAAATTAGTGTACATACTTGTACATCACAACGCG
The sequence above is a segment of the Halorubrum sp. 2020YC2 genome. Coding sequences within it:
- a CDS encoding tRNA pseudouridine(54/55) synthase Pus10 is translated as MDVLDVAARATATGPVCDACLGRVVADRSFGLSNAERGSALRVSLSLRDDEDHEPVETEECWVCEGRCAEFDEWAERAAAAVEGVEFATYNVGTRPPPLIEENEALLRADAGLDEDAGEPLKSEFNREVGKRVGRRTDAEVSFDRPDVQFTIDLAEDEVDAKINSTFVYGRYRKLERDIPQTEWPCRECKGSGRQGADPCDHCGGSGYLYDDSVEEYTAPVVEDVMDGTEATFHGAGREDVDALMLGTGRPFVIEVEEPRRRRVDTDRLQSDINAFADGAVEVEGLRLATYDTVERVKEHDAAKRYRAQVTFDADVDADALADAAAELEGATVEQYTPNRVDHRRASMTREREAYEVTAELDDPRHATVEVRGEGGLYIKELISSDEGRTEPSLAGLLGVGAEVAALDVLAVEGEDEPFEREEFFRE
- a CDS encoding universal stress protein: MNGSDADGGSTREGGTRSGGARGGSSDSTASGGSAGADSLAVGDPVIGPAVDEASGVPTAADVSLNGADRAERPDRVSSILVAVGPGPHSGATVDVAREIANATEAWLELFHVVPSDAALADAGPDEDASGTAAPAAGDAAETDYAAAGERLLDAAEERLGGFDRADRWLVEDRTAAGAIVEQSPYYDLVVVGAPTTGTVGRFVFGSTTDTVVGDAEVPVVVVEADGSTALDAA